A single genomic interval of uncultured Sphaerochaeta sp. harbors:
- a CDS encoding EFR1 family ferrodoxin (N-terminal region resembles flavodoxins. C-terminal ferrodoxin region binds two 4Fe-4S clusters.) — MKTTLICFSGTGNSYYIAQKLCSELEDCQVLMIPSLMETPTFTITEQVGFVFPVYKGFPPNLVPHFIEEVFQKQDLSPLKYLFLVTTRYLFQAYTFQAMEVLLKEAGAVVSYANHIVMPDGYIPLLSAPSEEKIEELYAKADLKVAEIAKDIREEVIKPPHRPPLSRFAINHVMIPIHRAFMDTALDFAVTDACTSCGLCYRMCPSANIEMKDGKPVFDRACTGCLGCYHRCPEHAIVFKTKKVREGYYPNPRSGYQVEYRS; from the coding sequence ATGAAAACAACCCTTATCTGCTTCTCAGGAACAGGAAACAGCTACTATATTGCACAGAAACTATGCAGTGAGCTTGAAGATTGCCAAGTATTGATGATTCCTTCCTTAATGGAAACACCAACCTTCACCATTACTGAACAGGTAGGATTTGTTTTTCCCGTGTATAAGGGATTCCCCCCCAATCTGGTCCCTCACTTCATAGAGGAAGTATTCCAGAAGCAGGATCTCTCCCCATTGAAATACCTCTTTTTGGTAACCACTCGTTATCTCTTCCAGGCATATACCTTCCAGGCGATGGAAGTCCTGCTCAAGGAAGCGGGCGCGGTAGTGAGCTATGCCAACCATATTGTGATGCCAGATGGCTATATTCCCTTGCTCAGCGCTCCAAGTGAAGAGAAGATTGAGGAACTCTATGCAAAAGCTGACCTGAAGGTAGCAGAAATTGCAAAGGATATCAGAGAGGAGGTTATCAAACCACCTCACAGACCTCCCCTCTCTCGCTTTGCGATCAACCATGTCATGATCCCGATCCATCGAGCATTCATGGATACAGCGCTCGATTTTGCTGTAACCGATGCGTGTACCTCATGTGGCCTCTGTTACCGGATGTGCCCATCTGCAAACATCGAGATGAAGGATGGAAAACCTGTCTTTGATCGTGCATGTACCGGATGTCTTGGTTGTTATCATCGCTGTCCTGAACATGCTATCGTATTCAAAACCAAGAAAGTCCGTGAGGGGTATTACCCCAACCCACGTTCAGGCTATCAAGTGGAGTATCGTTCGTAA
- a CDS encoding GntG family PLP-dependent aldolase: MKYYDLRSDTITKPTEAMRKAMAAAEVGDDVYREDPTTTKLEALAAELTGKERGLFVSSGSMGNLISLYINGGRSNEVFTAANSHIIHHEIGAVAAIAGVLPISFDVPRGILNADAFIGKVKQGSYDMANTTLIEVENTIGGYCYPLENLEGIKDFASTHDLKVHMDGARIFNAQVASGISVKTYASYADTITFCLSKGLGCPVGSMLCGDEEFINRALTIRKMLGGGMRQTGVLAAAGLYALENHVNRLADDHAHAKALADALVKGGWAEVDTEGVQTNIVFFRVPMVQSATVVSQLAKQGILANTEGDMVRLVTNLDLHDEDISELCTLLENFQIEAEA, from the coding sequence ATGAAATATTATGATCTGAGAAGTGATACCATTACCAAACCGACTGAAGCAATGAGGAAAGCCATGGCCGCTGCAGAGGTAGGTGATGATGTTTACCGAGAAGACCCTACAACCACTAAACTGGAAGCACTGGCTGCTGAACTTACCGGGAAAGAACGTGGCTTGTTTGTTTCATCCGGTTCGATGGGCAACCTGATCAGCCTCTATATCAATGGGGGAAGAAGCAATGAGGTATTCACTGCTGCCAACAGCCATATCATCCACCATGAAATAGGTGCAGTAGCTGCCATTGCAGGGGTGCTTCCCATTTCCTTCGATGTACCCCGTGGCATTCTCAACGCTGATGCATTTATCGGGAAAGTGAAACAGGGCTCATACGATATGGCCAACACCACGCTCATTGAGGTGGAGAACACGATTGGAGGATACTGCTATCCTTTGGAAAACCTGGAAGGGATCAAGGATTTTGCATCAACCCATGATTTGAAAGTACATATGGATGGAGCGAGAATCTTCAATGCACAAGTCGCTTCAGGAATTTCAGTAAAGACCTATGCAAGTTATGCAGATACCATTACCTTCTGTCTCTCCAAGGGGCTGGGCTGTCCTGTTGGCAGCATGCTCTGTGGTGATGAGGAATTTATCAACAGAGCCCTTACAATCAGAAAGATGCTGGGCGGAGGAATGCGACAAACCGGTGTGCTTGCAGCTGCCGGACTCTATGCACTTGAGAATCATGTTAATCGGTTGGCAGACGACCACGCCCATGCAAAAGCCTTGGCAGATGCATTGGTGAAAGGGGGATGGGCTGAGGTAGATACAGAAGGAGTGCAAACCAATATTGTCTTCTTCCGTGTTCCCATGGTACAGAGTGCTACAGTGGTGAGCCAATTGGCAAAACAGGGAATCTTGGCAAATACTGAAGGTGATATGGTTCGGCTTGTGACCAATCTGGATTTGCATGATGAAGATATCAGCGAACTCTGCACCCTGTTGGAGAATTTCCAGATTGAGGCAGAAGCATGA
- a CDS encoding peptide ABC transporter substrate-binding protein: MKKFLAIMLSVLLVSALLISCGKKEEPAPAATTTPAPAATTAPATPAPAPKAEAEPAAPAPAAPAPAAPAEDEVVFRISNGAEPESLDPALIQGVPEHRIFEALFEGLVAIDPATALAVPGVAESWEANEDGTQYTFTLREDAVWSDGVAITADDVVYSWLRLLDPATAGPYAWFPCMFLQGATEFNAGEAGPEAVGIRALDEKTFQMDLIGPLPYAIDALTHYSFSIVPKHAIEEFGDKWTSPENFVGNGPFVLTERIPQTSLTATKSDTYWDKENVALDKVIFYSSDSDTTNYNMYLNGEIDWATNVPNDQLSAAQMRSDFQSSPQLSTYYYVFQNEVAPFDNPDVRRALSLAIDREALVEGVTRAGQIPAWGIVPPMAGYDALEFPHDNMDDMITEAQDLLARAGYPNGAGFPTSTILYNTNEGHKQIAEFVQQEWKDNLGINVVLENQEWQTYLANRNEGNFEVARAGWVGDYQDPNTFLDMFITGAGMNGGRYENEIYDLLINEAARMPAGEDRFGVLKTAEDIMINQDMGIMPFYYYVAINMIDTDKWGGWHPNTMDYHPVKDIYLK, translated from the coding sequence ATGAAGAAATTTCTGGCTATCATGCTTAGTGTGCTGCTTGTTAGTGCTCTCTTGATTTCCTGTGGAAAGAAAGAAGAACCGGCACCAGCCGCTACCACGACGCCGGCTCCGGCAGCAACTACTGCTCCGGCAACCCCGGCCCCGGCTCCAAAAGCTGAAGCAGAACCTGCTGCACCGGCACCTGCCGCACCAGCACCCGCTGCTCCTGCAGAGGATGAAGTTGTGTTCCGCATTTCCAATGGTGCAGAGCCCGAGTCACTCGACCCAGCTCTTATCCAGGGAGTTCCCGAACATAGAATTTTCGAGGCTCTTTTCGAAGGCTTGGTAGCAATCGATCCTGCGACTGCTCTTGCAGTTCCTGGCGTTGCTGAAAGCTGGGAAGCCAATGAAGATGGCACCCAGTACACCTTCACCCTTCGTGAAGATGCAGTCTGGTCCGATGGCGTTGCCATCACCGCTGACGATGTTGTTTACAGCTGGTTGAGACTGCTTGATCCCGCAACTGCAGGTCCCTATGCTTGGTTCCCTTGCATGTTCCTCCAGGGTGCAACAGAATTCAACGCTGGCGAGGCTGGTCCTGAGGCCGTGGGAATCCGCGCTCTTGACGAGAAAACCTTCCAGATGGACCTCATCGGTCCCCTCCCGTATGCTATTGATGCACTGACCCACTACAGCTTCTCAATCGTTCCCAAGCACGCCATCGAAGAGTTTGGCGACAAGTGGACAAGTCCTGAGAACTTCGTAGGTAATGGTCCTTTCGTACTCACTGAGAGAATTCCCCAGACCTCCCTTACCGCCACCAAGAGTGACACGTACTGGGACAAGGAGAATGTAGCACTTGACAAGGTCATCTTCTACTCCTCTGACAGTGACACCACCAACTACAACATGTACCTCAATGGTGAGATTGACTGGGCAACCAACGTACCGAATGACCAGCTTTCAGCTGCTCAGATGCGTTCTGACTTCCAGTCTTCCCCACAGCTTTCCACCTATTACTATGTCTTCCAGAACGAAGTAGCTCCTTTCGACAACCCCGATGTCCGCCGCGCGCTGTCATTGGCCATCGACCGTGAAGCACTTGTTGAAGGCGTAACCAGAGCTGGACAGATTCCTGCATGGGGTATTGTACCTCCGATGGCTGGCTATGATGCTCTTGAGTTCCCCCACGACAACATGGATGACATGATTACCGAGGCGCAGGATCTCTTGGCTAGAGCTGGCTACCCCAACGGTGCTGGATTCCCGACCTCAACCATTCTGTACAACACCAACGAAGGTCACAAGCAGATTGCTGAGTTCGTGCAGCAGGAATGGAAAGACAATCTTGGCATCAACGTCGTTCTTGAGAACCAGGAATGGCAGACCTATCTTGCAAACCGTAACGAAGGCAACTTCGAGGTTGCACGTGCAGGATGGGTAGGTGACTACCAGGATCCAAATACCTTCCTCGACATGTTCATCACCGGCGCCGGTATGAATGGTGGTAGGTATGAGAACGAAATCTATGACCTGTTGATCAATGAAGCAGCTAGAATGCCCGCAGGCGAGGATCGCTTTGGTGTTCTCAAGACCGCTGAAGATATCATGATCAACCAGGATATGGGTATCATGCCATTCTACTACTATGTAGCAATCAACATGATTGATACTGACAAGTGGGGCGGCTGGCATCCAAATACCATGGATTACCATCCGGTCAAGGACATCTACCTCAAGTAG
- a CDS encoding aminotransferase class I/II-fold pyridoxal phosphate-dependent enzyme translates to MDSLFDQITDRRSSLSVKWNKEVIASMCGNPEAEPFWVADMDFPVAPEVSRQAQKLAGHAIYGYPYDLRQKDAFLGWAKQWHQMDLSQNQVVISQGVLNSIAILLDLLSKEKDEIIVPFPSYQPFVTMVNNLGRTLSPWPLTYDEHLHQFSPDWNAFEELCNTAKILIFCSPHNPSGLVFSEAELTKLCTIAKKHGVTIISDEIHADLRYDSFVSLLEVGKETECESIVCMAPSKTFNMAGEHYSITLFNNPSLKKAYEKKLQQLFLSGNSTFAMTLATAAYQNGESWLRELLSYLQGNLAYIEETLQNYVPEIICIKPRASFITLLDCAALLPLVEKDKEAHPELYDSKKSPGGGLLSRFFGQRANVAFNDGTWFGGEEYRRFVRINFGTQRVRLEQAMERIIKAVEILRNTYGS, encoded by the coding sequence ATGGATTCATTGTTTGACCAAATCACTGACCGTCGTTCCTCCTTGTCCGTCAAGTGGAACAAGGAAGTCATCGCATCGATGTGTGGAAACCCCGAAGCAGAACCTTTTTGGGTCGCTGATATGGACTTTCCTGTAGCTCCGGAAGTATCCAGGCAGGCTCAAAAGCTTGCTGGACATGCAATCTACGGATATCCATACGATCTGAGGCAGAAAGATGCCTTTCTTGGATGGGCGAAGCAATGGCATCAGATGGATTTGTCGCAAAACCAGGTGGTAATCAGCCAAGGGGTCCTGAACAGTATTGCCATTCTTCTGGATCTCCTCAGTAAAGAGAAGGATGAGATCATTGTACCTTTCCCTTCTTACCAACCGTTTGTGACCATGGTAAACAACCTAGGAAGGACCTTGAGTCCTTGGCCGCTTACTTACGATGAACACCTCCATCAGTTCTCTCCTGATTGGAATGCATTTGAGGAACTCTGCAACACGGCAAAGATTCTTATCTTCTGCAGCCCCCATAACCCCTCGGGTCTCGTATTCAGCGAAGCTGAGCTTACCAAACTGTGCACCATCGCAAAGAAACATGGTGTGACTATTATCAGTGATGAGATTCACGCAGATCTTCGCTATGATTCTTTCGTAAGTCTTTTGGAAGTAGGTAAAGAAACTGAGTGTGAAAGCATTGTATGCATGGCTCCCTCCAAGACATTCAATATGGCTGGAGAACACTACTCAATTACCCTGTTCAATAATCCAAGCCTCAAGAAAGCGTATGAGAAGAAGCTGCAGCAACTTTTTCTTTCAGGCAATTCAACATTCGCCATGACACTGGCCACTGCAGCCTACCAAAATGGAGAGTCATGGTTACGTGAGTTACTCTCCTACTTGCAAGGCAACCTTGCCTACATCGAAGAGACACTACAGAACTATGTTCCAGAGATCATATGTATAAAGCCAAGAGCCTCATTCATTACCCTGCTAGACTGCGCTGCCTTGCTCCCCTTGGTCGAGAAGGACAAGGAGGCACATCCAGAGCTCTATGACAGCAAAAAAAGCCCAGGCGGAGGTTTGCTGTCCAGATTCTTCGGCCAGCGTGCAAATGTTGCGTTCAATGATGGAACGTGGTTTGGAGGAGAGGAGTACCGAAGGTTTGTGAGGATCAACTTCGGAACACAGAGGGTCCGTCTTGAGCAGGCAATGGAGAGGATCATCAAAGCGGTGGAAATACTGAGAAATACCTACGGGAGTTGA
- a CDS encoding fructose-6-phosphate aldolase — protein sequence MELMLDTANLEEIKKGLETYPINGVTSNPSIIKAEGRIDFFAHMHQIRDLIGEERSLHVQVVAHDAEHIIAEAEKILSILGRNTFIKIPVTEEGLKAIKILASRQVNITATAIYTTMQGILAMLSGARYLAVYYNRMLNIDIDAAKVIKELSSLLWANSTNCQVLAASFKNLSEITTSYASGASCCTVPYSLLQTGLHMPSITRAVHDFSENWEEIYGSRTLLDF from the coding sequence ATGGAACTCATGCTTGATACAGCTAATTTGGAAGAGATCAAGAAAGGTTTGGAAACGTATCCCATTAATGGGGTTACCTCCAACCCTTCCATCATCAAGGCAGAGGGTAGGATAGATTTCTTTGCCCATATGCACCAGATCCGTGATCTTATTGGGGAAGAGAGAAGCCTTCATGTACAGGTTGTTGCCCACGATGCGGAGCACATCATCGCCGAGGCAGAGAAAATCCTTTCAATCCTGGGCAGGAATACATTCATAAAGATTCCTGTGACTGAAGAAGGCTTGAAAGCCATTAAGATTCTAGCCTCCCGCCAAGTGAATATTACCGCCACTGCAATCTATACAACCATGCAGGGTATCTTGGCGATGCTCTCTGGGGCAAGATATCTTGCTGTCTACTACAATAGGATGTTGAACATTGATATTGATGCAGCAAAGGTCATCAAGGAACTCAGCAGTCTTCTCTGGGCAAACAGTACCAACTGCCAGGTGCTCGCAGCGAGTTTCAAGAATCTCAGTGAGATAACTACCAGCTATGCCAGTGGGGCAAGCTGTTGCACCGTTCCCTATTCACTGTTGCAGACCGGACTCCACATGCCTTCCATTACCCGGGCAGTCCACGATTTTTCAGAAAACTGGGAAGAGATATATGGCAGCCGAACACTGCTCGACTTCTAA
- a CDS encoding XylR family transcriptional regulator, translating to MIQIGLKLRFQDGYDMAVANGVVQYARTKFNWQVRGQGPWFFSLDKEALLSCDALIARIEDDEDARFCASLGIPVVDIAGATSLKLFSQVRNDDYQTGVSAGVYLKKLGSQHLAWCGVEQVHWARERFIGFCSATSSSPEMMPSFSRSLSWWRHLYDSDADLEAWLTELPKPCSVFCCNDLSAMKVELVCQRLGIAIPEEIMVLGVDNETLLCELASPSISSIQPDCETIGYQASAMLDSLLNDEASGVHIRRIAPGPVRERESTRLFFCEDEQVAKAMQLIKAESTGGLQASEVARQATICRRSLEMRFRSVRGTTIWEEITAEKLSRAALLLSHSKESITSIAQQCGFSSIHRFYSLFKRKHHMTPQQYREKKLSE from the coding sequence ATGATACAAATAGGTTTGAAACTACGTTTCCAAGATGGCTATGACATGGCCGTTGCAAATGGTGTGGTACAGTATGCCCGTACCAAGTTTAACTGGCAGGTACGTGGACAAGGTCCTTGGTTCTTCTCTCTCGACAAGGAAGCGCTTCTTTCCTGTGATGCCCTGATCGCCCGAATTGAGGATGATGAGGATGCACGGTTCTGTGCTTCACTTGGTATACCCGTGGTCGATATTGCCGGGGCCACCTCACTGAAACTTTTCAGTCAAGTCAGAAATGATGACTACCAAACGGGGGTAAGTGCAGGTGTGTACCTGAAAAAGCTGGGAAGCCAGCATCTTGCCTGGTGTGGCGTAGAACAGGTGCATTGGGCACGAGAGCGCTTCATTGGATTCTGTAGTGCAACCTCCTCCAGTCCTGAGATGATGCCAAGTTTCTCTCGCTCTCTTTCCTGGTGGAGGCATCTCTATGATTCAGATGCAGACTTGGAAGCGTGGTTGACTGAGCTTCCAAAACCCTGCAGTGTATTCTGTTGTAATGACCTATCTGCAATGAAAGTGGAACTCGTGTGTCAACGATTGGGTATCGCAATACCTGAGGAGATTATGGTGCTGGGCGTGGACAATGAGACGTTGCTCTGTGAGTTGGCCAGTCCGTCCATCTCAAGTATCCAGCCCGATTGTGAGACGATCGGGTACCAAGCTTCTGCAATGCTCGACTCCTTGCTCAACGACGAGGCAAGCGGGGTGCATATACGTCGCATAGCTCCTGGACCGGTAAGGGAAAGGGAGAGTACCCGCCTGTTTTTTTGCGAAGATGAACAGGTGGCAAAGGCGATGCAGCTGATCAAGGCAGAATCCACCGGAGGGTTGCAAGCGAGTGAGGTCGCGCGTCAGGCCACCATTTGCAGGCGTTCCCTGGAAATGCGCTTCCGCTCAGTACGGGGTACCACCATCTGGGAGGAGATAACTGCAGAAAAGCTTTCCAGGGCAGCTCTTCTGCTCTCTCACTCAAAGGAGAGTATAACGTCCATTGCCCAACAGTGTGGTTTCTCTTCAATACATCGATTCTATAGTCTCTTTAAGCGCAAACATCACATGACACCACAACAATACCGTGAGAAAAAGCTCAGTGAATAA
- a CDS encoding SGNH/GDSL hydrolase family protein: MAAEHCSTSKKNIFALTHNALSVELLEDGYYCALRFSEEQEMGYNSHPLYRAMAGTSASVCLRFHTLTDVTVHLRRYSQSLLPKKGEQVIDFASLYPRQLDLSETIDLLYEGKDMIHLPLQSDQVSIEKGNMVSLYLPMHHRVGFCIEGDAQPIEKKEKTLLCIGDSIVQGVGIHHPSLALCERLSSLKGVQVINQGLAGALVNSRLIQKLDIPIHGILVALGTNDWSIRENLADLRGEMFALLGRIRKFYPSVPVTVLTPLWRADIQHTQKMGSFAEMQKTLEYATYCFPNIRVANGLSLSLRDAYDDGFIHPDEKGIRFLAKGLAAQLP; this comes from the coding sequence ATGGCAGCCGAACACTGCTCGACTTCTAAAAAGAACATATTCGCCCTGACACATAATGCATTATCGGTTGAACTTCTTGAGGATGGGTATTATTGTGCTCTCCGTTTCTCAGAAGAACAGGAGATGGGTTACAACTCCCATCCTCTATATCGTGCGATGGCAGGAACCAGTGCCTCGGTCTGCCTACGTTTTCACACCCTTACAGATGTGACGGTGCATCTGAGACGGTATAGCCAGTCCCTGCTTCCAAAGAAGGGCGAGCAGGTTATCGATTTTGCGTCTCTCTATCCCAGGCAGCTGGACCTATCTGAGACCATCGACCTCTTGTACGAAGGCAAGGATATGATCCATCTCCCTTTGCAGAGTGACCAGGTCTCCATCGAAAAAGGGAATATGGTAAGTCTCTATCTTCCCATGCATCATCGGGTGGGTTTTTGTATAGAAGGCGATGCACAGCCTATTGAAAAGAAAGAGAAGACACTGCTTTGCATCGGGGATTCAATCGTCCAAGGGGTAGGAATTCACCATCCCTCTCTGGCATTATGCGAGAGGCTCTCCTCACTCAAGGGAGTACAGGTCATCAACCAAGGTCTCGCTGGCGCTTTAGTGAATTCAAGACTTATCCAAAAGCTAGATATTCCCATCCATGGTATACTTGTGGCACTCGGAACCAATGATTGGTCAATTCGTGAAAATCTTGCAGATTTACGCGGGGAGATGTTTGCGTTACTGGGGAGAATCAGGAAGTTCTACCCATCAGTACCAGTTACAGTACTCACTCCACTTTGGAGAGCGGATATCCAGCATACACAGAAGATGGGAAGCTTTGCTGAGATGCAGAAAACCCTGGAGTATGCAACCTACTGCTTTCCCAATATCCGTGTGGCAAACGGTCTCTCCCTCTCCCTTCGTGATGCATACGATGATGGGTTCATCCACCCTGATGAGAAAGGAATCCGGTTTTTGGCAAAGGGTTTGGCTGCTCAACTCCCGTAG